The nucleotide window GCCTGGTGTCAGGTGGCTGGCCATTAAAGAACTGGATTTTGACGAAGAGGTCACGAAAGAATATCCGCTGGATCTGCCCGGAGTGCTGGATGAATCCTATGAAAAGCAGATTATTAATGAGAAATATGACTACATAGAAGAGATTATGGAAGAGTGTATGGTCAATAAGGAGAAAAAAGCGGCCAGCACGGAGCGGATTGACCGGTGGATGACGCACCGTATCTGGGGAGTGCCGATATTTCTGGGAATCCTGGCCCTGGTGTTTTTCCTGACCTTTACCATAGGAGATTTTCTTAAGGGTTATTTTGAAATGGGATTGGAGTGGTTTTCCGGTCAAACGCTGCTTTTGCTGCAGAATATCGGGGCTGCAGACTGGCTGGTATCGTTGATCGTAGACGGAATCATAGCGGGGGTGGGCGGTATTCTTACCTTTCTGCCCAATATATTCATTCTGTTTCTCGCCCTCGCTTTTTTAGAGGACTCCGGGTATATGGCGAGAGTGGCTTATGTAATGGACGATATCATGGGCAGGGTGGGTCTCTCCGGAAAAGCCTTTCTGCCCATGGTCCTGGGCTTTGGCTGCACGGTGCCTGCCGTTATGGCGACCAGGGGTCTGGAAAGCGAGAGGGACAGGAGAAGAACTATCCTTATCACGCCGTTCATGTCCTGTTCGGCGAGACTTCCGGTCTATGTCCTGTTTGCCAGTGTATTCTTCGGAAACAAAGCCATGTTTGTCGCCTATTCCCTTTATGTCATCGGCGTCCTGATGGCCATTGTCGTCGCTTTGGTGGTCGACCGCCTGTCGCCTAAAAAACTGGAAAATGCCCTTCTCATTGAGCTGCCCGAATATAAAACGCCCAATGCCAGGACCATTGCCATCTATGTATGGGAAAAGATCAAGGATTATCTTACCAAAGCGGGAACCACAATTTTCATTGCATCGATAGTACTTTGGTTCGTCCTGAACTTTAATTTTTCTGGAATGGTCACAGAAGTGTCGGACAGCTTCGGGGCCATGCTCGGCCACGCTCTTGTCCCGGTATTGGCTCCCGCGGGCCTCGGCGTCTGGCAGATCGCGGTAGCGCTCATCAGTGGGTTATCCGCAAAAGAGGTAGTGGTATCCAGCTGTTCTGTGCTCTTTGGAATCAGCAATATCAATTCGGCTTATGGCATGACCGCCCTTTCGGGAGCCCTGGGCTCGCAGGGATTCGGTCCGCTGAACGCATATGCGTTCATGCTTTTTTGTCTGCTGTATACGCCCTGTGTGGCGGCTATCGGCACCATCCGCAGAGAGACCCATTCTTTGAAGTGGACGGCCGGAATGGTTTTGTTTCAGATGCTTCTGGCGTGGACGGCGGCCGTGCTGGTATATCAGATAGGAAGCCTTTTTCTTTGAGAAAAAAAGGGCTTTCTAATTAAAATAAAATCGTATATAATGGCTGTAGTTTTATAAAGGGGAAGGGTAAACGGGCTGCAGAATGTGGAATTGACAGAGGTGATGATATGGCATATGAAATATTGAAGAAGATGATCGATGAAAGCCAGAAGATTATGGTGTTCAGCGGCATGGGTATGATACGGGAATCGGGAATCGCTTACTTTCGGGATGAGCCTTACGCGTATCAGATTGAAGCTGAATACGGTGTGTCGCCGGAAGAGCTTTTAAGCGCCCAGTTTTACAACAGCCGTCCAGGCTCCTTCTACAACTTTTATAAGAAAGAGGTCTTAAGCAGAGGCGGAGAGCCGAATCCGGCTCATTATGCCCTGGCTCGTCTGGAAGCTCAGAAAAAGAAAACCGGGGGATATGTGACCGTAGCGACCAGGAGCATATCTGGTATGCATCAGGCGGCCGGAGTGAAAAATGTCATAGAGCTGCACGGAAACTTTCACAACAACAGGTGTACCGGGTGCGGAAAGGAATTTTCACCGGAGTATATTTTAAAATCCCACGGAATTCCCCACTGTGACAAGTGCCAGAGTGCGATCAGGCCGGGTATCCTTCTGGCGGGAGAGATGCTCGACAATGGCCTGATCACTAAGGTGGCCAATGAAACGGAGGCGGCCGATATGCTTCTTGTGATAGGCACCCATCTGGATGCTTATCTGACCAAGAGGTTCCGCCTTTATTACACTGGGGACAAGCTGGTGCTGATCAACAATGAGACTCATCCGACGGACCGGGAAGCCGATATGGTGATCTATGAAAAAGTATCGGATGTACTGCCAGAGGTCATTCAATAGAACTATACAATAGGAAGGACAGCTATCATGGAAAGAGTAAGAACGAGGTTTGCGCCGAGCCCCACAGGCAAAATGCATGTGGGAAACCTGCGTACGGCGCTGTATGCTTATTTGATCGCGAAACACGACGGGGGTGATTTCCTTCTGCGTGTGGAAGACACGGATCAGGAACGCTTTGTGGAGGGAGCCCTGGATATTATTTACCGGACGCTTGAAAAGACGGGGCTTATCCATGATGAGGGCCCTGACAAGGACGGCGGCTGCGGCCCCTATGTGCAGAGCGAGAGAAATGCCCGGGGCATTTATCTGCAATATGCAAAAGAACTGGTGGATAAGGGGGAGGCGTATTATTGCTTTTGCGATAAGGACCGGCTGGATTCTCTAAAGACTGAGGTTGCGGGTAAAGAAATCGTGGTATATGATAAGCATTGTCTGCACCTATCCAAAGAAGAAGTGGAAGAGAAGCTGAAAGCCGGAGTGCCCTATGTGATTCGCCAGAACAATCCCACGGAAGGGACGACGACTTTTTCCGATGAGATTTATGGGGATATCACCGTGGAAAATTCTGAGCTTGACGATATGATCCTGATCAAGTCGGACGGATATCCCACTTATAATTTTGCCAATGTGGTGGACGACCATTTAATGGGAATTACCCATGTGGTAAGAGGCAACGAATATCTTTCCTCCTCGCCGAAGTATACGAGGCTGTACCATGCTTTCGGCTGGAAGGAGCCGGTGTATGTCCATTGTCCGCTGATCACCGACGAACAGCATAAAAAACTGAGTAAGCGCTGCGGCCATTCCTCCTTTGAGGATTTGATCTCTCAGGGCTTTGTGACGGAGGCAGTGGTGAATTACGTGGCGCTTCTGGGCTGGTGCCCGGAGGAGAACCGGGAAATCTTTTCCCTGGAGGAGCTGGTAAAGGCCTTTGATTATCGTCATATGAGCAAATCACCGGCAGTATTTGACATTCAGAAACTTAAATGGATGAATGGTGAATATATAAAGGCGATGGATCCGGATTCGTTTTATGCCATGGCAGAGCCCTATCTCAGAGAGGCCATCCATAAACCGCTGGATTTAAAGAAGATCGCACAGATGGTTCAGACGAGGATTGAAGTATTTCCAGACATCGCGGGGCTGGTCGATTTTTTTGAGGCCCTTCCAGAATATGAGACATCTATGTACGTCCATAAGAAGATGAAGACCACAGAAGAAAGCTCCCTGGCGGTATTAAAAGAGATCCTGCCGGTGCTGGAAGCCCAGGAGCATTTCACCAATGACGCGCTTTACGGTGTCCTAAAGAATTACGCGAAGGAAAAGGGCTGCAAGAATGGCTACGTATTGTGGCCGGTCCGCACTGCGGTGTCCGGGAAACAGATGACGCCTGCCGGGGCTACGGAGATCATGGAGATCATCGGGAAAGAGGAGACGGTTTCCCGCATACAGAAAGGCATTGAAAAGCTAAGCGCATGCTAAAACAGCCATTATCGGAACAATCACAGCTGAATTCTTATCAAAAGATGGCAGTCAGCCATAAAGAGGGTCCCGCTCTTGTATTAGCGGGACCCGGTTCTGGAAAGACTCTAGTTATCACCCACCGGATTCGGATGCTCATAGAGGAATACGGTGTGGCGCCGGAGCATATTCTGGTCATTACGTTTACCAGGGCGGCGGCCACGCAGATGAAGACACGGTTTGAAGAACTGATGGAAGGACAGCATCTTCCTGTAACCTTCGGGACCTTTCATTC belongs to Qiania dongpingensis and includes:
- the feoB gene encoding ferrous iron transport protein B, which encodes MKAASGQKSITVGFVGNPNCGKTTLFNALTGASLKVANWPGVTVERVEGEAKYRSQRIKVIDLPGIYSLTSYSIEEKVSRRCVMGEEVDVIINVVDASSLERNLYLTLQLLELGKPVILALNMMDIVEERGLEIDLHRLPEMLGGIPVVPVSARKRTGLEVLLHAVVHHSEEGLHSQVMFYSKGLEARIAKTENALNKKYGELPGVRWLAIKELDFDEEVTKEYPLDLPGVLDESYEKQIINEKYDYIEEIMEECMVNKEKKAASTERIDRWMTHRIWGVPIFLGILALVFFLTFTIGDFLKGYFEMGLEWFSGQTLLLLQNIGAADWLVSLIVDGIIAGVGGILTFLPNIFILFLALAFLEDSGYMARVAYVMDDIMGRVGLSGKAFLPMVLGFGCTVPAVMATRGLESERDRRRTILITPFMSCSARLPVYVLFASVFFGNKAMFVAYSLYVIGVLMAIVVALVVDRLSPKKLENALLIELPEYKTPNARTIAIYVWEKIKDYLTKAGTTIFIASIVLWFVLNFNFSGMVTEVSDSFGAMLGHALVPVLAPAGLGVWQIAVALISGLSAKEVVVSSCSVLFGISNINSAYGMTALSGALGSQGFGPLNAYAFMLFCLLYTPCVAAIGTIRRETHSLKWTAGMVLFQMLLAWTAAVLVYQIGSLFL
- a CDS encoding Sir2 family NAD-dependent protein deacetylase → MAYEILKKMIDESQKIMVFSGMGMIRESGIAYFRDEPYAYQIEAEYGVSPEELLSAQFYNSRPGSFYNFYKKEVLSRGGEPNPAHYALARLEAQKKKTGGYVTVATRSISGMHQAAGVKNVIELHGNFHNNRCTGCGKEFSPEYILKSHGIPHCDKCQSAIRPGILLAGEMLDNGLITKVANETEAADMLLVIGTHLDAYLTKRFRLYYTGDKLVLINNETHPTDREADMVIYEKVSDVLPEVIQ
- the gltX gene encoding glutamate--tRNA ligase, coding for MERVRTRFAPSPTGKMHVGNLRTALYAYLIAKHDGGDFLLRVEDTDQERFVEGALDIIYRTLEKTGLIHDEGPDKDGGCGPYVQSERNARGIYLQYAKELVDKGEAYYCFCDKDRLDSLKTEVAGKEIVVYDKHCLHLSKEEVEEKLKAGVPYVIRQNNPTEGTTTFSDEIYGDITVENSELDDMILIKSDGYPTYNFANVVDDHLMGITHVVRGNEYLSSSPKYTRLYHAFGWKEPVYVHCPLITDEQHKKLSKRCGHSSFEDLISQGFVTEAVVNYVALLGWCPEENREIFSLEELVKAFDYRHMSKSPAVFDIQKLKWMNGEYIKAMDPDSFYAMAEPYLREAIHKPLDLKKIAQMVQTRIEVFPDIAGLVDFFEALPEYETSMYVHKKMKTTEESSLAVLKEILPVLEAQEHFTNDALYGVLKNYAKEKGCKNGYVLWPVRTAVSGKQMTPAGATEIMEIIGKEETVSRIQKGIEKLSAC